From the Salarias fasciatus chromosome 16, fSalaFa1.1, whole genome shotgun sequence genome, one window contains:
- the LOC115403657 gene encoding ADP-ribosylation factor-like protein 4C, with amino-acid sequence MGNSFSNISAFQSLHIVMLGLDSAGKTTVLYRLKFNEFVNTVPTIGFNTEKIRLSNGTAKGISCHFWDVGGQEKLRPLWKSYSRCTDGIIYVVDSVDVDRLEEAKTELHKVTKFAENQGTPLLVIANKQDLPRSLAVADIEKQLALQELTPSTTYHVQPACAIIGEGLHEGMDKLYEMILKRRKSLKQKRKQR; translated from the coding sequence ATGGGAAACAGCTTCTCCAACATCTCCGCCTTCCAGTCGCTGCACATCGTCATGCTGGGTCTGGACTCCGCGGGGAAGACCACCGTCCTCTACAGGCTCAAGTTCAACGAGTTCGTCAACACGGTGCCCACCATCGGCTTCAACACGGAGAAGATCCGGCTGAGCAACGGCACGGCCAAGGGCATCAGCTGCCACTTCTGGGACGTGGGGGGCCAGGAGAAGCTGCGGCCGCTCTGGAAGTCCTACAGCCGCTGCACCGACGGCATCATCTACGTGGTGGACTCGGTGGACGTGGACCGGCTGGAGGAGGCCAAGACCGAGCTGCACAAGGTCACCAAGTTCGCCGAGAACCAGGGCACGCCGCTGCTGGTCATCGCCAACAAGCAGGACCTGCCCCGGTCGCTGGCGGTGGCCGACATCGAGAAGCAGCTGGCCCTGCAGGAGCTCACGCCCTCCACCACCTACCACGTCCAGCCCGCCTGCGCCATCATCGGAGAGGGGCTGCACGAGGGCATGGACAAGCTGTACGAGATGATCCTCAAGAGGAGGAAGTCGCTCaagcagaagaggaagcagcggTAG